The Streptomyces rimosus genomic interval CTGACCGCGTCGAGCGAGGCGTTGTCGCCGCTGACGTAGACGGTGGGCAGGCCCTCTCCGGTGAGGACGAAACCAACGACCTGACCGGTGACCGGCTCGACCTCCTCGCGCGGGCCGGGGCCGTGGATGGCGGGTACGCCGGTCACGGTGACCGTGCCGCCGTCGGGGCGTTTCAACTCGACGGTCTCCCAGTCCGCCAGCCCCTTGGCCTTCTCCCCGAGGCGCTGTCCGCCGCCGGGGGTGGTGAGGGTGAGCGGGACGTCGGCGAGCAGGGCCCGGCCGGCGGTGTCGAGATTGTCGGCGTGCTCGTCGTGCGAGAGCAGGACGACGTCGACGGGGCCGAGGTCGGCGGGGGCGGCGGCGGAGGGCGCGGTCTTGGTCAGGACCGGTCGGCCGGGGGCCGCGTAGTCGCCGGGGCCGTCGAAGGTCGGATCGGTCAGGAAGCGCAGGCCGCCGTACTCCAAGAAGGCGGTCGGGCCGCCGAGGACGCGGACGGGGAACGTCTCGGCTGCTGAAGGAGCGGCGGACACGAAGCATCACCTCACGGATGGTTTCGGATGAACCGTGAGGCAAAGGTAAGTGGGTATCACGGATAAGCGCAAGCCTTTCCGTGAGACTCATGTTTGAAGGGGTGGCCTACCATGAGGTCATGGAAGAGACCGTGACCGCGGAGCACGCCCCGCCGCCCGCGCCCGGCGCGGAGCGCTACCCGTCTCTCGCGCTCGCCAACAGCACCATCGCCCTGCCCGGCGGCCACTGCATCGACCAGCTCGGGACCCCCGCGTCGGCGAACCACTGGCTCACGGAACGCGGTCTCGCCCCGGCCGACGCGGGCCTGCGGGAGATGTGCGCGGCGCAACTGCGCTCCCTGCGCGAACAGATCCGGGCGCTCTTCGCCTCCCGTGTCGAGGGCCTGCCCGCCCTGCCCGCCGCCCTGACCGCGGTCAACGACGCCATGACCCGCGTCCCCACGGCCCCCCTGCTGTGCTGGGACGACAAGGACGGCCCCTACCGCGCCACCCCGCACCCCACCACGCAGATCGTCGACCACGCCCTGGCGGCCCTCGCCGCCGACGCCGCCGACCTGCTGACCTCGCCCGACGCCGAGCGCCTCACCGCCTGCGGCTCCGCCCCCTGCACCCGCTACCTGCTGCGCCACGGCCGCCGCCACTGGTGCTCCACCCGCTGCGGCGACCGCGCCCGCGCGGCCCGCGCCTATGCCCGTCGGGCCGGGCGGACTTGATGGGGGTTACGAGGTCACCGACCGTGCCGGGGCCTCGATAGGGCAATTCCGTACGGCGGTACAGACCCTCGCCGCCCTGGACCTGCCACCCGCCCAGTTGCTCCGCCACCTCGGCGACCTCGCCCAGCTGCCTGGCGACTTGCCTGTACGCGGTCTACGCCTCGCACGCGGTCCGGCTGCACCTGACCGACGCCTGCCGTGTCCCGCCCGTGCTGGTACGGGCCGCGGACGGCGGCAGCGAGCTGTTCGACCTGCCCACCGGGGCGCCGATCGGCGACGGCGGCGTGCCGTTCGAGACGGTCATCCGCGAAGCGACCCCCGGCGACCACCTGGTGATGTGCACCGACGGCCTGGTGGAGGTGCGCGGCCAGGGCATCGGGGACGGGCTCGCGGCCTTGTGCGAGAGCGCCGCCCACCCGGCCGAGACACGGCGGCCGACGGTGCCTGACCTGAAGCGATGAGTCGGCGGTCGGCCGCGACGGCGAGCCTGCGAAGGCCGGGTGAACGTTTGACCGCGTAGCTTGGCGGGCGATCCGCCGGAGATAACCCACGGCAGGAGCGAACGGCAGAAACGCACGGCAGAAACGCACGTACCGGCGGAGCGGGAGGCCCCATGGACGTATCGAAGCGTTACCGGGAAGCGTGGGAGAGCTACTGGCGCGATACGCCGGACGAGCCGGGCGCCGCGATCTTCGACTGTGCCGCCGAACTGGGCGCGGCCCGCCACTTGCCGCTGCTGGCCCCTCACGCCGACACCGCGCTGCCCATCGTCGACCTGGGCTGCGGCACCGGCACCCAGACCCGCTACCTGGCCCGGCACTTCCCCCAGGCCGTCGGCGTCGACCTCGCCGAGGCCGCCGTCGGCCACGCGCGGCGTGCCGACACCGGGCACACCGCCCGCTTCGAACAGCTCGACGCCACCGACCAGGACGCCGTCCGCCGCCTCCACGAGCGGCTGGGCGACGTGAACGTCTATCTGCGCGCGGTGATCCACCAGAGCGAACCGGACGCCCGCCCGGCGGTCGCCGCCGCCGTCGCGACCCTGATCGGTGCCCGCGGCCGTGCCTTCGTCGTCGAGCTGCTGTCCCGGGCGAAGGACGTCCTGGCCCACGCCGCCCAGGGGCCCGACGGCCCGCCGCCGAAGCTGGCCAGTATCTTCCGGCACGGCCTGACCCCGGCCGAGGTGGACGACGCCGCCATCCCGCGGTTCTTCCACGACCTCGGCCTGTCCGTGCCGGCCCACGGCGAGATCGATCTGGTGATGACGGAGAACCGCGCGGACGGGGTCCGTATCGACCTGCCGGCCCAGTGGATGGTGCTCGGCCGCTGAGCACCCGTGCCCCGGGCACGTCCTGGTGTGCGCCGGTCGGGCGCGAGTGCGGGGGAGTGGCGCACAGTCGCCCCTCCGAGGGCGCCTTTTCGGACGGTTGCGACCGGCCGGCACGGCGGAAGGGGCCGGGACGCATCAACGCCCGGCCCGCCCGGGCAGCATCCCCGCCTACACCGTCGGAACACGTGCAGTACGGGGGTATTGGTGGGACGCGACAAGAACCTCATGGCGGCTCTGCTCAACGTCCGCAAGGCACTCGGTGAGGAGATCGCGGGCCTGGGCCGAAGCCTGGACGACTCGCGGCGCGAAGTCCTGGAACGTATCGACGCGGAGGCGGCGGAGCTGCGCGCCGACGGCCGGGAGACCCGCGACCGCGCCCACCGCGGCGCCACCGCCGCCGCGGAGACGGAGCGGACCGTGTCGCAGCTGCGGCAGGAGGTGCGCGAGGTACGGGAGTCGATCGCCGGGCTCCAGCAGACGCTGGACGCTCTGGCGCGGCATCCGCTGTTCGGTACGGCAACCACCGAGGCGCCGGAGCCACTTGACGAGGGGGAAGCCCCCGGGTGGACGGAGCCGGAGCCGGTCGACGCCGGGCAGGAGCCGCCGTTCCCGCCGCTCGCGGAGGGCGGCGGGCAAGAACCCGGCCCGCCGGAGGACGCCGTACCCGGCGCCACCCCAGCCCTCGCCCCCTTCGAGGACGAAGAGGGCGACGACCACATCAGCCGCGAAACCCAGGAAGACATCGACCACGGCGTGCTGCTGCTGAAGGCGGCCAAGGCCGGGACGGTGGCCCTGGTCTGCCATCGCGAGTCATGGGAGTTCTTCGCCACCTGCGCCGCTGACAACAAGCACTTCCGCGGCGCCTGGGAGCTCGCGGACCAGGGTGACGGCCGGGTACGGGCCGTACTGTCCGGCCGCTCCCTCATCGGCGCGCTGATCTCC includes:
- a CDS encoding MBL fold metallo-hydrolase; amino-acid sequence: MSAAPSAAETFPVRVLGGPTAFLEYGGLRFLTDPTFDGPGDYAAPGRPVLTKTAPSAAAPADLGPVDVVLLSHDEHADNLDTAGRALLADVPLTLTTPGGGQRLGEKAKGLADWETVELKRPDGGTVTVTGVPAIHGPGPREEVEPVTGQVVGFVLTGEGLPTVYVSGDNASLDAVREIAGRFAPVDTAVLFAGAPRFPMLYDGGLLVLDSAQAAEATRILGARRVVPVHHDSWAHFTEGREELEAAFAAAGLTDRLDPEWSRRA
- a CDS encoding class I SAM-dependent methyltransferase, whose product is MDVSKRYREAWESYWRDTPDEPGAAIFDCAAELGAARHLPLLAPHADTALPIVDLGCGTGTQTRYLARHFPQAVGVDLAEAAVGHARRADTGHTARFEQLDATDQDAVRRLHERLGDVNVYLRAVIHQSEPDARPAVAAAVATLIGARGRAFVVELLSRAKDVLAHAAQGPDGPPPKLASIFRHGLTPAEVDDAAIPRFFHDLGLSVPAHGEIDLVMTENRADGVRIDLPAQWMVLGR
- a CDS encoding CGNR zinc finger domain-containing protein gives rise to the protein MEETVTAEHAPPPAPGAERYPSLALANSTIALPGGHCIDQLGTPASANHWLTERGLAPADAGLREMCAAQLRSLREQIRALFASRVEGLPALPAALTAVNDAMTRVPTAPLLCWDDKDGPYRATPHPTTQIVDHALAALAADAADLLTSPDAERLTACGSAPCTRYLLRHGRRHWCSTRCGDRARAARAYARRAGRT